Genomic DNA from Prunus persica cultivar Lovell chromosome G1, Prunus_persica_NCBIv2, whole genome shotgun sequence:
ATACAATGAAATCCATCTCTATTAAAGATATGGTATATAAATATGATACAACTAATATTTCCGCAATAGATGAGTTTTCATGTGTTATTGATTCCTTTTTTATAGTGCTAGATTAAATCAAACTTATTCGACGTACACATAATTCATGTAGTGAAGAAATTTACTTACATTCTTGGGGGACACTATTTTAATCACACAAGTGCCTAAATAAGTATATACATGCATGCTACACTTAGTTTATGCCTGTTCCTTCAAATCTTGTTCACTAATAAATGTACCGTGGAATCCATATGGAACCCTAGCGGGCAATCTCACCAACCCCACTTGCTTCATGCTTGAAGCTTTCAATATCACTAGCTCCGAGCTCTCATCAACCTCGTCCCTCACAAAACCCATTATAAacccatcatcatcttcttcaacatggTTTCCCATGCTATCATTTTTCCGTTTCGGCACGTAAAAGGGTTCACCTCCAAACCGGCCGGTCCCATACAAATGCTTGGTCACCGAACCAGTCTCCAAATCCACCTTAGCAATGCCCGAACACTTGGGCCACGGCTCCGTTATAGCCATGTACACATACTTGCTCTTTCGCCCTACCACCTCTTTATTCACTTGCCCCACTTCCAAATTCAAACCCGGGACCAAGACACGGCGGCTTGATTCTTGAGTCCTCAAATTCATTCTCATTTCGGTCAATTCAGCCCGAATTGGGTTGTTTTCGTGCTCTTTAAACACCGAATCAGGTGGGTCCATGCACGACCCGATCACAACAATAATCGGGTCACCCACTTCCGAAGTTTCCTCCCATGCATTACACAAATGGAAACAAAAGCAATTCGGCACGTCAATCCACTGAATCCCCGATTCATCCACATCGTTTTTAGGCAAAATTCCAAACCGAGACGTCTTGTTCGGGTCGTAGATGACCGGCGACCCGCCTTTGATCATTTCGGATAATTTGAATACCACTTGCTGATCCGGGATCACCACATAGTTCTGGGTTATAGCAAAATCATGCACCATGGTTGGTTGGTCTAGCGTGATGTCCACGTCACGTGACTTTGTCCCGCTCGCGCCAAACTTGAAGTACTTGAGGTACGGTTTCTTCACCACGTCGTAGCTCAGCACGTGGAGCTCACCCGTTACGGCGTCCACCTTGGGATGAGCAATCATGGGCCGGTCCAGCCCACCTTTAAAATCGAACCGTCCAATTGTTTCAAGATCACCATCACCCTTGACTTTCACACTGTACGGAAGATCATCTTCGGACATGGCTAATAATCGTCCGTTAAAATAAACCAAGCCAGCATTAGCCACGCCAGTCCCACGAGAGCAGTCAACCAAGCCGACTGCGGCTCGAGCCATGAACAAGAAGAGCCGAGCCAGTCCTGAGTGACCATGAAGCTCACCAATCGGCTTCGGGAATATAGACCGGCCCATCTTGGCTTCTTGCTCGAGCCGGCTGGTGCGGGTGTACCTACAGCTGTAGCTGGCTCGGTTAGCTGAGCCTAGAGTGAGCGCGTGGATCATACCGTCCCCATCAAACAAGTGGTGTCCGCCTGCCGGCTCAAACATTGGATTGGCGCCGTTTCGGACATAAACGCCACGTAGACAATCTGGGATTTGACCCACTACCTCTAAACCGTACTGAACTGGACACTCCTGAACCGGTGAGAAATTACCGGATATTTGGACCGCCGGGTCAATGGTTTTGGGCAAACTTTGCTTCTTTTCTAGTGGCTCTATCAGTGAGGTTTCTATTGTGTTCAGGAGTGAGGCTGCTAATTTTTGAAGTGGGTTGAGGCGAGATTGGTAAATATTGGGTTTGATAGGGTTCACTTGTGGTAACAATGGTTTAGTGTTCGGAGGTGGCAAGGTTGGCCATAgaggtttttgggttttctggTGTAGGGTTTTCTTGGATGGGTTGATGAGGATTTTGCATGTGATCTGTGTTGTGGGCGAGCGAGTAATTTGAATGGGATTTTTGGGAAGTGTGGAAGAGGATGGTGgagtgttggtggtggtgaagtGCAAAGAGGCATGCATAACTACAAAtttagagagagacagagagacagagagagagacagagagagaggtgtgATGAATAAGATGGGTAGAGGGGTGATTATATAGTAGAAGTGGAAAGTGTGTTAAGTGGGGTCTAGGTCACATTTCCAGCAAGTGATAAGtggttttggcttttgcttgATCTCGATCGTTAAGAGTGTTGAAGATCATATATGTGTagtttttcttctctgttcAATCTTCAAAGATAtatacagaaaacaaaaatctcgAATTTCAAAGAGAAACAAACCTAATTGGAGCGAAATTACACATGTGCAGTGTAGAAGATACTTGTGGACACGTAAGTATCTTTTGCTTTCTCCTTCCAAGAAGGAGGTACTTATAATTGACACGTAGTAAATATATGAACTATACAAGGACACGTATCACTCCCAAACATATTTATGTGCCTGATTAATGGTAAGATGAGATTGATGAAACAAACACGATTGTTAGTTCATGCCATGCCTGTTTACAatgtaaaatttgaaagataGGGAATCCATTTGATGTTTTAAGTTGGTCGAGTATAAGCCAGTGGGGTAGCTAGTCAGTTGagctcttttttatttatttatgtggaCAGAGATTCataattcttattcaatatttgtgtaaactcAACTTTTTAGAGCATTTCTAGCGATGAGTCTAATTCAGTTAAAAGGCTTTTCAAGCTCCCAAACCTATTTCAGCGGTGAAATCTAGCTCTGGCAAGACGTGGAGTCCATCAAGCCCGAGCAAGACCCAAGGCAAGATAAGCTCGACCTACTGCTCGCGGACGCTGATGCCAACTGGACGtcattgataaaaaaaattgaaaaaaaaaatctaaaaattcagagtttttatttatttataaatatttaaaaaattttaatttattaatctcatacgtataaataaaaataaaaataatcttatgtgaatagtaattgttCTTGagttgccatggcaatgagtaaaaaagtttttttattttttttattttaaaaagtgtGTTAGGGCAGATATTATTAACGTGAACAATAACCGCTCTTACTTGTCATTGTTCTTATTTGccataaaaaatgaatttaaatgcTCTTAGAGCTTAAATTTTACGTTAGCCCAAAATCTGATACTTCAAACCTAAAATCCAAGCTATAAATGGTGATTCTACACCGTAAACAATTCACCGTATCAATAAATGAGATTGAagattaagaaaattaaatagacTTGATATTCGTTTATAAAGTACTTTCATGGTTCTTCCAATTATTAGCTAATGTATAATGTTATTAACAAAGTCTAAATTTCTCCATCCAAATATGGCTCAATGCGATGTTGAAATATAAGAAACCATTATGGTTAGATGTTTATCATTGGATTGGATCGGATCGCACATGCATCATGCATATTAGCTCTAgcattttattgaattttgggtttttatttagaaatagaacacaaaaagaaaaagaaaaaaaaaaggagataaACAAATAAGGTGATCTAAGCATGAATTAGGAATGACATATTCGACCCACAAAAAAGGAATGACATATGTATACAAGGACACGTGGGTGAGGAGCTCTTGACCACCTCCTCCCTTGTCCATTTGACCTCCATGCAAATGAATGCAAAGCCATGACCAGAAGCATAAGGTGACCCACGTGCACGGTATGGCACcttccctatatatatatatatgtattgtcATTTCCAAGCCCTTGGTTTCTTCCTCAACCTTTTGCAGTCGATCAAGAGCTGAATTGCATGGCTGGTTAGAGTGTGAGTTTGCCGTTCTCCTTTTTCAACGCGTGCCCTGAAGGACAGTCCTTTGTCTACGTGTCTTTTACAGGCAATTGAAACCCACGTGGAGTGACTAGAGTCAACCcacaacaacacttttaaaaaaacaatgacAACAGTTATCATTATGTAGTGACATTTAGTAACTAACTAATATAAGGGTGGTTAAAGACTTTAGTTATCAAAAAGGGCTTTTATTGGTGACTAAAGCCTTTAGTCAACCCCATATTAGTCACCCTACGATTTGCTTATTGGTttccctttatttatttattattatttatagttattaaactttttttttatttataaaatacaaacaatAGGTTAAACTacttattttaaaatctatgGGGGTgggaaatttaaatttgagcgTAAAGGAGCAAATTCACTTGAGATTTTTTGTATGATAAATATGATGTTAATTGTATGATAAATAGAAACTCACTtgaggttttttgttttttgagaaCCCAAGAAATTACAACGTACGAGAATGCTTATACCAATTCTTCAtcaaatataaagaaatttgCCTTATCCTGTAATTATACGTCAGCTTGTAAAATGCTTGGTTTCACTCGCatattttatgttctttaCCTCTGTCGTGGGCGTCAACGACAAACGTGTTTTGGTTTGGCTTGCACTTTAATTTCACTTTAATGTCGTATATAGCCAAACCAAATCCGATTATTCTGCGATTGCTGACGTGATGAGGTGCAGCTATATATTATGTTGtatgaaaaaattcaaagggttgggaaaagaaaataaaaatagaaggtctaaattaataaaatattatgcgAATTGGACCATAAAAAGGTGTTTTtgaaataagcttatttgaaggattTTTCAATataagctatatatatataaatttgttgTAATCAATAAATTCAAGTATTCTCAATATGCCAGAAACTATATATGAATGATGATATGAATGTTTTGGCGAAATTTATGTGTTTCTCTGAAGCTATACAAGAATGATGATATGGATGTTCTCTATGAATTTGATGTAATTGTACAGACCCAGGACTTGTGTTTAAAATAGAGTGGGAACATGTATCAGATAAGGACAAACTCAATtagacaaaaaaattatatgataaaataattcaaataattaattaattaattaactaatagggtttaatttaaatcacaGAGCCCAAGATGTGTATAGAAAACTGAtggattattgaaaaaaaaacgtacgtacgtgtataatatgagtattaaacgtgaaaaatgctaaattttttatatggaTAATAACTCTagcaaagtaaaaaatcaaaggaGACAATAGAGACTCGGGTTATGGCCTAATAGGCAATGGATGCTttaaactactcttatcgacaatactatttattaaaaaaattataattaaaaaaaaacccaagtatagccgggcggctatactatttataaataaaaaaaagctttttatcacaaaatgtcACTGACATTTGcaaaactatcagattgcatccttaaagttttttttgtatcaCTCATACACCCTAACGTTAATATAGGTGCTTTTAAATCGTCCCTCTGTcaaaaaaactgttaaatcCAGGGATATAATCTTCAAATCAAtctaaaattataatatagcTGTATAagagagtatagccgcgcggctatactatttataaggTAAAAAAAGTCCCACCTGGCCATGGGCCAGTATAGCCAcacagctatactatttaaaaaaaaaaaacaatttccgTAGTAAAGCCGCGCGACAATACTCGGgtattactattttttttttaaagaaataccGTAGTGTAGCCggagcggctatactgttaaaaagaaaaaagaaatgctgTAGTATAGCCTACGGTAAGATCGTGATGTCGTCTTGGTAAGCTTACCATTGAAGGCCTCTCCCTGGTAAACCATCAGAAATACACATACAAAACCACACAACCTTTTTCAATATCAATACTTGGATTATATAAGCTatcaaattcaatccaacATCATACTGTTTtaccctctctctcctctctcccatATCTAATTGAAATCACATCTATGTCCATATAGATCATAGCCTTCATCCATCATATACAAGACAGGTCATATCAGAAAGACATAACACTTCTAACTGTTGGCATACAAGATGACTTTCAGTGATAATCAGAGGGAGCCGGTGCCTCTCTCAATTCCTTACCCTGAAATTGAATATCCTGCAAACAAAAAGACAGACAGATTCCGGAAATCCAGAATTAATATGAAGAAAGATGAGATAATTTGGAGAACATGTGAACAGGTTTGTCTTGTTATGCGAAAACAGGCTAAAAACATACATACACAGGTGCTCATTTTAGGCTTCACAAAATGAAACATAAGGATTACTAGAATCTTGAAAGCTTCCACAGAAAACAGAGCTCAATACATCTAAACAAGTAACAAAATTGTAAAACCAATGACAGGcatgaaaatggaaaaggtGTTTAATACTTACAGATGCATAATGGTTGACATCTCGATGATGAGCTTCATCGGCACGAATCACAGTAATAACATTCCTTAGCGTAGCATCTTTAGGAAGCCTCCAGTAGTCGATTGCGATTGCAGGAGCTTGTACATTTTCAATCTTTCCACTATCGATATCCTTCAAATACTCTGTATAAGAGTGTATAGCCTCCTCCTCCAGATACCCAACAATCCTATGCGCCAGTTTGGGAGAAAGCaaataaagaacaaagaaGGCATTGAAGAACACTCCCTGCACAACAAGAACCAGTAGCCTCTCGTACCACATGGGCTGTACAAGTTCCACCATTGTCATGAGGTGCATCCTCTCATTCTCTGCCTCTTCAAGTAGAGCCTTGACCCAACCACCGCTCTGCTGGAACTTGCGGAGAGACCTTAAGTGCAGTACCATTCCTCCCACAATGCCAGGGACAGCTGCCACAGTTTCCAGCATCATTGCACGACACCCATACCGTCTCTGAAACATATATTTCGCTAGTTCAGAACTGGAGATCATTGGAAATAACAGCTAAAAGAAAGGCCTCGACCATGAAAAAACAGTAACTTTGAAAGCTTCTACACAGATAACATTTCCTGACAAAGAAGAGACAAACTTGACATGCATTACAATTACAAGTGGTTCAATTTTTGGACTTGAACCACTGTCCTCTGTAACCAAAACACAgaggaaaaaaacaataacataCCTAACCAAAACAACATGTTTGCTTCTTATAAAATGCTTCAATA
This window encodes:
- the LOC18792639 gene encoding 9-cis-epoxycarotenoid dioxygenase NCED6, chloroplastic; its protein translation is MHASLHFTTTNTPPSSSTLPKNPIQITRSPTTQITCKILINPSKKTLHQKTQKPLWPTLPPPNTKPLLPQVNPIKPNIYQSRLNPLQKLAASLLNTIETSLIEPLEKKQSLPKTIDPAVQISGNFSPVQECPVQYGLEVVGQIPDCLRGVYVRNGANPMFEPAGGHHLFDGDGMIHALTLGSANRASYSCRYTRTSRLEQEAKMGRSIFPKPIGELHGHSGLARLFLFMARAAVGLVDCSRGTGVANAGLVYFNGRLLAMSEDDLPYSVKVKGDGDLETIGRFDFKGGLDRPMIAHPKVDAVTGELHVLSYDVVKKPYLKYFKFGASGTKSRDVDITLDQPTMVHDFAITQNYVVIPDQQVVFKLSEMIKGGSPVIYDPNKTSRFGILPKNDVDESGIQWIDVPNCFCFHLCNAWEETSEVGDPIIVVIGSCMDPPDSVFKEHENNPIRAELTEMRMNLRTQESSRRVLVPGLNLEVGQVNKEVVGRKSKYVYMAITEPWPKCSGIAKVDLETGSVTKHLYGTGRFGGEPFYVPKRKNDSMGNHVEEDDDGFIMGFVRDEVDESSELVILKASSMKQVGLVRLPARVPYGFHGTFISEQDLKEQA
- the LOC18790385 gene encoding ubiquinol oxidase, mitochondrial, whose amino-acid sequence is MNRIAVRSVVGGLRSGQNCNSYISTAVPVRPLDGAEFLHSLKGDLSGGFYWTRMMSTVPQSAKTVEEWRESKSSVSDDAKKGSDRVVVSDYWGIYRPKITREDVSEWTWNCFMPWDTYKPDLSIDLSKHHVPKTFMDRFAYRTVKVLRMPTDIFFKRRYGCRAMMLETVAAVPGIVGGMVLHLRSLRKFQQSGGWVKALLEEAENERMHLMTMVELVQPMWYERLLVLVVQGVFFNAFFVLYLLSPKLAHRIVGYLEEEAIHSYTEYLKDIDSGKIENVQAPAIAIDYWRLPKDATLRNVITVIRADEAHHRDVNHYASDIQFQGKELREAPAPSDYH